Genomic DNA from Enterococcus saccharolyticus subsp. saccharolyticus:
CCCAAACATCAGAAACATTGCTAGCATTCGCAGAATAGACCAGAGCAGAATACGCATCAAAAATCAAAAACATATTTACTGAGTCTGTTTCAATAAGTGTTATATCCGCTTTTTTGCCGATTTCAATGGTTCCGCCTAGCACTTTCGCGCCCCTTTTAGTTGCTAATGCGACAATTTCTTTTGCCGGAAATAGTCCCCGATCGTGTTCATATGTTTTGTGAAAATTAGCAAACATCCGCATTTGAGTAAATAAATCCAATGTATTGCCACTACTTGGTCCATCAGTTCCTAACCCTACTTGCCATTGATGAGCCAACATTTCTTTGACTGGTGCGACACCTTTGGCAGATTTCGTATTAGCACCAATACAATGCGCGACTTTCACTAAATGAGCTTTACTTTGCAATAGTTCCAAATCACTCGGTTCAGTAAAAATAGCATGCGCCATAATAAATTATTGTTCGAAATAACCTAAATCATTTAGAAAAGCTATTGGTGTTTGTTGGTAACGTTGGGCAAACTCCTCCATCTCGTATGTCATTTCTGCGACATGCATGGTAATTGGAATGGCATAACGTTTTGCTAACACCACAATCTGTGCCAAGTCTTCTGGCGTATTGGTATTTGTGGCATGAGGCGCAATCGCTGGGGTAATTAACGAATGGTTGTGCCATTTTTCAATAAATGATTCACACCAAGCCAAAGCCGCTTTTGGAGTCGCAAAATCACACGTGGGCATATCAATAATCGTTTCACCAAGAATGGCGCGTGCCCCCATTTGTGCTACAACTTCTGCAATTGCATCTTCAAAATAATACATATCACAAAAACTAGTCACACCACTTAGCAGCATTTCCGCCACCGCATATTGCACCGAAGCTTGTGCTAATTCTTTCGTCATGACTTGTTCTAAAGGAAAAATGTTGATACCACTAAAGCGTTGCTTCCTGAACTTTCATTTCCGCTACTTTTTGATTCTTGTGTTTTCGCGTCTTCACTATTACCACATGCTCCTAAAATAAATCCCGACACCAATAATAAACCGACCATATACTTTTTCATTGTGTTCTCACCTTTCTAAAATGACTAATTTTTCAGCTGGGAAGTGTAATTGGATTTCTTCACCAGTTTGGTAAACTTGTTGATCACTACCGTTGACTAACAATGTTCCTAATTCCGTTGTGACTTCATATTGGTGGCTTTTTCCTAAAAACGTACGAACGACAACGGTTCCTTTTACTGCACCATCTTGGACAATTTGAATATCTTCTGGACGAATGGTTGCAACTGCCTGTTCAGCTGATGCCGTTGAAAGCGTTGATGAAAGTGTTATTTGATTGGCCGTTTGATAGCCTGTAGCTGTTTTTGTCACATCAAAGAAATTTTCAAAACCAATAAATTGTGCCACAAATTTTGTTTTTGGTAAACGGTAAATATTTTCTGGAGTATCGTATTGTTCAATGACACCATTATTCATAATCGCAACTTTATCAGAAATCGAGAAACATTCTTCTTGATCGTACGTAACAAAGACAGTTGTAATTCCTAGCTGTTGTTGGATACGTTTAATTTCAATTCGCATCGCTACCATCTAAGTTTGATAACGGCTCGTCTAGCAGCAATAATTTAGGTTCAATAATCAATGCCCGTGCTAGTGCCACACGTTGTCGTTGTCCACCAGATAATTGCTTTGGATAACGGTCGCCTAAATTTTCTAAACCACAAATCGCTAACATTTCTGCTACACGTTTTTCGATGACTTCATTCTTTTCTTTTCGCAGTTTTAAACCAAAACCAACATTTTCCGCAATTGTTAAATGGGGAAATAAGGCATAACTTTGAAAGACCATCCCAAAATTACGTTTGTGGACAGGAACTTTTGTTAGATTGTCGTTATCCAAAATAAACTCCCCATCGTTTGGTTTGATTAAACCAGCAATCACACGTAATGTCGTCGTTTTCCCACAACCACTTGGACCTAATAAAGAAACAAGTTCACCTTTTTCCATTGAAATATTCATTTCTTCTAAAATATTTTGTTTTCCGTCATAACTAACACGGATATTCTTTAGTTCAACAAATGACACAGTTTTTTCTCCTTTACGCAATAGACGCTAAGCCTAGCGTTTTTTCAATTAGATACATCAAGCCAATCGTCAATAACATCAACATCACTGAAATTGCAGAAACGGTTGGGTCATAGTTGTATTCCATGTAACTTAATAAAGAGGTCGGTAGCATCGTCACACCAGGACCGGATAAGAACATCGATACCGGAACATTGTTAAATGAGTTAACAAACGCCAACATAAACGCTGCAAAAATCCCTGAAGAAACATTGGGTAATACAATTTGCATGAATGCTCTGAAACGTGTGCAACCTAACGTCCAAGCAACTTCTTCAATCGAATAATCCAATTGATCCATACTAGAACCAACCACACGAATAATATACGGTAAACTAATTAAAAAGTGACCAATTAATAACCCTTGGAATACCGGTAACCCTAGTGCAACAACAATAAATTGAAAAAGTGTATAACCGACAACAATTCCTGGAATCACAGTTGGCGATAAGAAGAAACTTTTAATTAAGTTTTTCCCTTTGACAGAGTATCTTGCTAACGCATATGAAGCAGGAACGCCTACTAATAAAGCTAAAACTGTTGCAAGTAAACCGATGATTAAGCTTATTTTAAAGCTTTCTAACATTGTTTCTGAACGCAACGCATTCCCATACCAATCTAGGGAAATTGAATCGCAGCAGCTGTTCCAAATGATGTAATGAAAATTAATAGCAAGGGTAAAAATAAAAAGGCAAATACTAAAATCGCAATAATCGTCATTCCTTTTTGTTTACGCATGGTTCATTTCTCTCCTATCCATTCGACTTGCAATAATATTTAAGCCTTTCATCACAATTAAAGTAGTCACAATCAACGCAATAATGGCAACGGCATTCCAATCACCTAGTCTAGACGCTTTTTGATAAAGGAAGGTTGCTAACAGCATTTTTTGATTCCCCCCAGTAATTGCGGTGTTGTATACGCTGTTAATGTTCCAGTAAACACTAAAATACTCCCAACAATCGCACCGGGAACGGATAGTGGCAACACAATTTTGACAAAGGCAATAAACGGGGACGCACCTAACGTTTCCGCAGCTTCTAACATCTCACCTTCGATATTTTCCATCACACCCACCAGTGTCATAATCATCGTTGGTAAGAATAAATAAACGGAACCAATAATAATGGAAAATTCGGTATAAAGTAAGCTTAACGGCTGTTCAATAATTCCTAATGAAACTAAAAAATTATTAATCACGCCATTTTTTCCTAAAATATTAATCCAAGAAAAACTACGAATGACAGAGTTGGTTAATAAGAGAAATAACGTCATCGCCATTAAAATTCCTCGCCATTTTTTCTGTAAACCAGCAATAAAATACGCAGTCGGGATACCTAGAATTAACGAAATGACGGTGACAATTCCCGATACACGAATCGTCCGCCAAAAAATACCACGGTTGTATTCATCTTGAAAGAAGGCGATATAATTACTAAGACAACATCCAAAAACCTAATCTTATACTCATCGTTTCCTTCTCATTCCTTTATCGTTCGTAAAAAAACAGACTTGAACGCCTAGATAGGAATTCAAGTCTATTTTTTATTCTTCTATTGGTTCATTTTGAAAGACCAATTGATCATTTAGTAAACTAATTGTGACATTCGTTTTTGGTAATACACGACCGGAAACAATTTCTTTTGCCAATGGCGTTTCGACTTCACGGGTAATGAAACGACGTAATGGACGTGCACCATAGGCTGGTTCATACGCTTGTTCCGCAATCCAAGATTTGGCATCGTCAGCAATGCTCAAATAAATTTCTTGAGCGACTAAACGACTTGCTAATTGTGCCACAATCTTATCAACGATGCCTTTCACATTGTCTAAACTTAATGGTGTAAATAGAATCGTATCATCAATACGGTTCAAGAACTCTGGTTTGAAATGCCCTTTTAGAATCGTCATCACTTGTTCTTCCACTGATTCTGGAATTGTCCCCTCTGCAGTAACACCTTCTAATAACAATTGTGACCCAATATTACTTGTCATAATTAAGACTGTATTTTTAAAGTCGACAACGCGGCCTTTTGAATCAGTTAAACGACCATCATCTAATACTTGTAACAAAATATTGAAGACATCTGGATGGGCTTTTTCAATTTCATCCAATAAGATAATCGTATATGGATTCCTACGAACAGCTTCGGTTAGTTGTCCACCTTCCTCAAAACCAACATATCCTGGAGGTGCCCCAACTAAACGCGACACAGAATGTTTCTCCATGTATTCACTCATATCAATTCGAACCATATGATCTTCAGAATCAAACAAGTTTTCCGCTAACGCTTTGGCTAATTCTGTTTTACCTACTCCAGTTGGTCCTAAGAATAAGAAAGAACCTAACGGACGATTTGGATCTTGTAAACCAGCGCGTGAACGAATAACCGCATCACTCACAGCATTCACCGCTTCTTCTTGACCAATGACACGTTTATGAAGGGTCTCATTTAATTTCATTAATTTTTCGCGTTCGCCTTCGACTAATTTTGTTACAGGAATTCCTGTTAAACGTCCGACAACCGTTGCAATTTCATTTTCAGTCACTGATTCTTGAACCATCCGTAAATGATCGTGCGTATCTTTATTTTCCAATGCTTTTAATTCACGTTCTAGTTGTGGAATTGTACCATGACGTAAGACTGCTGCACGTTCTAAGTCATAATTGTTTTCTGCATCTTCTAATTCATGTTTGGCACGATCGATTTCGGCACGTTTGTTCGAAATCTCGTTCACTTCTTCTTTTTCAGTTTCCCATTGCATCTTCATCGCATTTGCTTCTTCACGTAATTCAGCTAATTCTTCTTGAAGAGAGGCTAAACGTTTTTTCGATGCGTCATCAGTTTCTTTTTTTAGTGCAGCTTCTTCAATTTCCAATTGCATTAAACGACGAGTCACTTGGTCTAATTCAGTTGGCATAGAATTCATTTCAACACGAATGGTCGCACACGCTTCATCGACTAAGTCAATCGCTTTATCAGGTAAGAAACGGTCTGTAATGTAACGATCAGACAAGGTTGCTGCAGCTACTAACGCATTATCATGGATATTTACGCTATGATGGATTTCAAAACGTTCCTTCAAGCCACGTAAAATAGAAATTGTGTCTTCAACGGTTGGTTCTTTGACTAGTACCTTTTGGAAACGACGTTCTAACGCTTTATCTTTTTCCATGTATTGACGATACTCATCTAATGTCGTTGCACCAATGGTATGCAATTCCCCACGTGCTAACATTGGTTTTAATAAGTTTCCAGCATCCATACTACCTTCTGTTTTACCAGCACCCACGATATTATGAATTTCATCGATAAATAAGATAATACGTCCATCTGATTTTTTCACTTCTTGTAAAACCGCTTTTAAACGCTCTTCAAACTCACCACGGAATTTTGCTCCCGCAATTAATGCACCCATATCTAACGAAAAGATTGTTTTGTCTTTTAAATTTTCGGGAACATCTTTACGAACGATACGTTGGGCTAATCCTTCGACAATTGCTGTTTTACCAACACCAGGTTCACCAATTAAGACAGGGTTATTTTTTGTTTTACGAGATAAAATACGAATCACATCGCGAATTTCTTCATCACGACCAATAATCGGATCCATTTTTCCATTTTTCACTTGTTGAACTAAATCAACACCGTATTTTTCTAATGCTTTGTATTGTTCTTCTTGGTTTTGTGAGGTCACTCGATCTCCTCCTCTCATCTCTTCTATGCTTTTACGTAATTCTTTTTCGTTAATCCCTTGTTTTGTTAAATACTTGGTTAGTCGATAATTTTTTAATTTCATTAAAGCCAGCAAAACGATTTCTGTTGATAAAAATTCATCTTGAAAAGACTCTCTTAATTTATCCGCTTCATTTAATAAGTGATACAAATTTTGACTCATACTTTGTCCATATTGAACATTTCCGCCTTCAATACTTGGGTATTCATCTAAGGCACGATCAACTTCTGTTTCAAAAGCATCGACGTCAATTCCTGCATCTGTGTAAAAATTTCTGGCAAAATGATTTGGTTGTAAAAAGATTTTCCATAAATGGGCAATATCGATTTCTTGATGGTGACGCGTCACAGCGATTTGTTGTGCTTCTGCAATTGCGCCTTGAAGTGTCGTCGTCATTTTTTCTATATTCATATTATTTCCTCCCATCATTTGACTAAGGCCTATCGCCTTACAAGAACTATTATACGACTATGGTCAGTAAAGGTCAAAAAATAACCCTCCAAAGTTAAAAGATTTCTTCTCTTTATTATCTATCTTCATTTTGTTTTCTTATTGTGGTGGTATTCCCTTTGTCATTATGTCCTCGATAGCTCTGATATTGCAAATGCAAGGAAAATTCTATGAAGCTAAAAGTACATTTGTTGTCGCTGTAATTTGTCGGTTTGTTGGTGCTGCAACTGTCATTTATCAACGCAATTCGTGGACACTTGCTAAACAAACCCTTGTACATTTTTTCGTTATGTTACTCACAGTCTATCCCCTTTTATTATGGAGTGATTGGTTTAAGAGGGATACGTTTGTAGATATGTTTATTGTTCTGTTACTTTTCGTACTTGTTGGTGTGCTCTTATGGTGTGGCATTATGGTATTTCGAAAATTATTTGACTTACATTAACAAAAAGCTTAGACAACTTTTCTCTGCTGTCTAAGCTTTTGATTAACATTTAAACAAATTTTTTTGTTGTTTCTTTAATTGATAGCTGCTTTCTGTTTCATTTATTTGATGCAATGCGAATCAATTTGTTGGTTGCATTGCACGTAACATCGTTTACCTTCGCATTTTATTTAGGAAACTGATTTTTTATTTTTTCGGCATACGCTGCTTTTTTTGTGTATAACTTAAATAAAATATGGAAAACACCACAAGCTACTAATAAACCGCCATACATCATATTTCCCTGCCAGAGAACATACGTATTAAATACCGCAATTAGAACTAACGAAACGAAAAAAGAAACCATCATTCGCATCATTAATCCTTTTGCTTTAATCGTGTTAAAATACGCAATCCATTTCCCTTCATCCATGTGCTGTATAATTCGTTTCATATGAAAAAAGAGCATCAATAACAACACTGAGACTAATAAAGCTAAATAAATAGACGCTAAGACCGTAATAAATAAGCTTAAAATATCTAAAATCAAATAGACATCTCCTTGAATTTTTATTTCTTTCAAAGTCTACCATAGAATAACTATTGTCTCAATAATAGAAAACCAGTTATCTGTGACGCTCAAGATAACTGGTTTTCATTCATTTATTTTCTTTTTTATTTAGCCATTTTACACTAAAGAAGAACGAAGAGACACTTAAAACAAAACTACCAATTAAACAATTAAAGCCAAGTTTTAAAATAAAGAGATCCACATCTTCCCATCTAGTCAAATCAAAATTAGGTGCCCCAACTTGTTTTACAGATTTTGATGCCACTACAAATAGAATAATTGCTCCAATCATTAATAAAATTGAACCGAGTTGTAACAAATGATTAATTTTTTTCATTGTCCCTCTCCCCTTTGACAAACAATCTGGTAAACGCTTTGCTTGATTTTAACATATCCTCTGTCATACAACCAAAATTGACCCTTACTACTATGAAAATATCAGCAGATACTAATCAAACATTCACACGAATAAAACGTTTGCAGTACAATATATACAAGGAGGGAAAATAATGACAACAATTTACGATTTTACAGTAACCGACCAAGCTGGTAATGATTTCCCATTAAAAAATTACCAAGGCAATGTGTTGTTGATTGCAAATACTGCGACAAAATGCGGATTCACCAAACAATATGACGCATTAGAAGAACTCTATAAAGAACTAGCAGATCAATCATTTGAAATACTCGATTTCCCATGTAATCAATTCATGGAACAAGCACCTGGAACGAGTGAGGAAATTAATCAGTTTTGTGCATTGAATTATGGAACGACTTTTCCTCGTTTTGAAAAAATTGATGTGAATGGTTCCCAAGCAATCCCTTTGTACCAATGGTTACGAGAAACAAAACCGATTGATGAAGGCAAAGACGCGCAAGCATTTACTGAAAAAATGCAGGCTTTTAATCCTGATGCAGAAGCAAATGCCATTCATTAGAATTTCACAAAATTTTTAGTCGACCAACAAGGCAATGTGGTACATCGCTATTTACCAACTGTTGAACCTTCAGAAATAAAAAATGATATTTTGTCCTTATTAGGATAAAAAAAATCCTCACTGATGAATGCAGTGAGGATTTTTTTACATTGTTTTTCAACCAACATTGCGTTTGCAATAATAATTGCCATTACTTACTGATGAAATGACTTCTTTTTTGCTAATTTATCTTGCACATCACGTATCAGAGTCGCGTCAAAATCTATTCCCCTAATAATGATGCGCAAATACTCAATGATCCTCTTCATCAATTATTAATTCCGCTTGATAATCACACCGTTCATATTCATCAATATCAACCGGCACTTCTTGAAAACCAAACATTTGATAAATGTGTAGCGCTGATTTCAAGTTTTTATTTGAATAAATGACAACTTTTTTGGTCTTTTTATCCTTAGCATAATCCAAAGCAGCAGCAAATACAGCTTTGCCCGCCCCTTTTCCTTGAAATTTTTCGTTGGTAGCAAATTTACAAATTTCCCAAATATCTGGTTGCAATTCAATTACCATGCAAGTGGAGAGAACTTGTTCACCATCAATTGCAAAAAAAATCATGCCTCCTTGTTCTAAGTAGTGCGCTACATTTTCAAGCTGTTCTAAATCATGGGATTCAATTTAAAAAAATTTATCAATCCAATGCTTATTTAAATCGATGAATTCTTGCTTATATTGTTTATCATAACGAATAACCTTCATCTTATTTCCACCTTTTTTAGTTGTGTTTCCATTCCCACTTTTCATCCATTACTTCATGTTCTTTCCATTTTTTCGTTGGAATTGCTTCGGTTAAAGTAAAACCACTTCTTACATATAAATTTCTAGCTTGCGTTAATTCATTAATAGTCCATAGATAGACATGTAATAATTGTTTGGTTGCTACAAAATTCATTAGCGTCTCTAATAATTGTTTGCCTAATCCTAAATGTTGATATTTGGCATCTACAGCAAACCAATGAATTTCCCAATCCGCTGTGTCATTTTCAACAATGCCAATCGAACCTACACGCACACCGTTTACTTTGGCAAGCCAAATTTTTCCAGAGTGTGGCTGCTCCGTATAATGACTTAAAGAATTTAAAATATGTGTTTGAATGGCATAATGATACCCTAATTCGCTATAAACTCTGCTATGCAAGTCTGCAACAAAACCTATATCCTGAATTTTGGCTTCACAAATTTCAATAAGATTGTTTTTTTCATACGTATTCTTAAAAACAGTCATCGCACAATCTAGTCGCTGAATTTCTTGTTTAGAATAAGGAACCAATTCTTCTCGCAATCCTGCGCGAACAATCTCCGTTTGTTCTAAATACATCTGTTTCCCTTTTTCAGTTAGCGATAAAATAAATGACCGCTTATCTTCTTTATCTGGTACACGAATAATAATGCCATTTTTTTCAAGTTTATTTAACATTTTACTTAATTGACCTTTATTCATTGTTAAATTCTCACTAATATCTTTAGCACTCAATGCATGGTTATTGTAAATTTCTGCTACAACATTGGCTTCACCAATAGTAAAGAGTTCCCCATAAAATTTAAAATCAAATTTACCTAATAAGTTCGCATAAAATCGGTTAAACCCTCGAAATTTATCTATAAATTGCAAATTAGTCATTGGCTTTCCCTCCTATATTTCTACTTTACACATTTTAGTTTAACTTGCAAACTAAAATATTTCAACAATTAAACTATTTAAAAAATAAAAAAGGTAGAAAGTCCATCCTGACTTTCTACCTTTTTTCTCATTTTTCGTTCTTTTTCTGATTATCTAAACCTGCACCGATTGCCACTCCTAATGCGACGCCTAAAGCAATACCTAAAGCTAAATTATCAAACAATAAACCAAACACCACACCAAAAGCGGGACCTAATGAGACACCAAGAGCTGTATAATTCACATCATCTTTTTTCTTCATGTTCTCCACTCTCTTTGGTTTTCTTACTTTAAGCCTAACAAAGAATACATACTGTAGCAATTATTTTAAATAGATTCGGGTAAATCCTTGCGATACATTTCGGAAATGTTTGTTGCTTCTTCGAGTGCAAACATCGTTTTTTCATTCAGTTTTGCGTAACAAATACCGTATCATTTGTTTGAAATAGTTTCTCAGCTAATGCTGAAATCTCATCATTTATTCTGGTAAGTCTTCTAAATAAACCTTTCTATCAGCAATTTCTACTGTCATATTATTCATTTCTCTCTGCTTTCAATTCTTCCAATTCATTGGATAGAGCATTTTTACGATCGACTAACACGCCGACGAAACCGAGTAAAAAGGGTAAGACGTATGAAGCAAAACGATACAACAACATCGACGATACAGCATCCACGGTTCCCACAAGCGGACTAAATAAAAAGAGATACACAAATTCAAAAGCACCGATACCTGCGGGTGAAGGCAGTACACCGGCTAAGACTAATGTAAAACTAATCAATGAAAAGACCAATAAAAAATCCACATTCGGATGATTATCTACTAGACAAATATACGGTATCAGATACCACATGCCGAGTTTTATTACATTTAACAAATAAATTTTAACCAATGCTGTCCGATCTGTTAATACAGAAGAAACTGTCTCTCTTAGTGAATAAATTTGAATATTACAACGATCCACCAAATCACGCATTTTTTGCGTTTTCAAAAAACGATGACAGAGAGTGACAAACCCAACTTGCAATTTTAAACTCAATGAAATCACTAAGAAAAAGGAAATAATAACACCAGTCATCAACATACCGAGCAAAATTAAAGGAATCATTTTAGGTGCATGTTCATAAAACAATGAAAATTGAATAATCAATGCGAAAATAGCATAAGTCAAAATAGCCCCTTTATACATAATCATATGTAAAGCAGCGACACCCATTCCTTGTGATACTTTCAACCCTTTCCGATTGTAATAATTTACTTCCGAAATCAATGTTCCCATTCCAAACGTAATAACACGATAAAAGGCCACATGAAAAGCTGTTAGCATACCATCAAAGATACGAAACTTCTTCGAAAAGCCCGTAACAATAGAACGAATTGACCAGCCTTCAAAAAATTGATAGGCGATGCCTAAAAAGACCACACCTGCTAAAACAAGTAGTGACGTTTCTTTTAATTCTGCCAAAATATCGGCCAAAGAGTTTTTAATTAAATAAAACATTATCCCAAAAATCAAAACTAGCGCTAAAATATTCAAGATAAATTTGGTTTTCGCATTTATTTTCATTTCAATCTCCTAACTAAAAAAGAGCAAGAAACCATCAAAAATTACACCAATGAGAAAATAAACGAGAAACTTTCGTTTGCGCGTTTTATGATGAAATATGCTACGTGCTAGTAAACCACCTAGTCCACCACCCACAATGCCCATCAATAAAAGATTGGCTTCGGGTACACGCCATTGTTTTTTTCTTGCTTGTTGTTTATCATAGCCCATTAAACAAAAAACATAGATATTGACCAGTAGTAAATAGACCCAGACTGGATTTTGAATTATTTCTGACATATAAACCTCCATAGTTATAGGATACCTTACAACACAGCTTATCGTAAAGAATTTACCAATAGAAAAGCAGACAACTCTCATCGTCTGCTTGCCTTTTATTCGGTTGGTGGTGTAAATATTTCTAATTTTTGATGAACTACTTTTAATTCAACTGGTAGATCATCTGTTGGATCGCCATCTGTCCGGGTAATGATTTTTTTCTCGTCGGTCAATGGTTTCAGTATTGCTTTGTGTGCTGAAAAATATGTTACTCCAGGGATTTTATGAAATTGCCCTTTAAAAATGCGCGGAATATTATAGATAAAACGGAAAAATTGCAATTTAGGAATAATCGTAATGTGCATTTGCCCATCATCAGGTGTCGCTGATGCATCAAATTGCGTGAAACCACCTACAGAATTGGTCATTGTAATCGTCACTAGATGTGCCTTTCCTTGCCAAAAATCATCCTCTGTTTGAATTGATAACGGATATTTGCGTCGTTTAAATAAAATTCGGAAAAAACGTTTTGTAAAGGCTAATGGGCCATATTTTTGCTTTTCTTCTTGACTCACTTTTGATGCCGTATCTGCTAAAATTCCTACTGTCACAGTTGAAATCATGACATCATCATTCATTTTGCCATAATCAATTTTTCGTGTATGTTGATTGACAATGACTTGAAAGGCCTCTTTTTGATTCAACGGAATTTCCAACACACGAGCTAAATTATTCACCGTGCCCCCTGGAATTAAACCAACTTTATATTGATCAATCGTTTCTTGAAACATACGAACAACATGATGAACCGTACCATCACCACCAATTACTACGAGTGTGTCGATTTGATGATCGTTTGCTTTTTGAAGAATTTTCTTTTCATCCACATCGGGATTTGTTACTTGGAGGATGATTTTTTCGATATCTTTGTTATTTTTTGCAAACTCTTTAAAGTCTTTTGCAATTTTTTCACCTTCATTTTTTCCAGATGTATCATTATAAATGACCATGATTTTCATCTTCATCACTCCTAAAAAAAGATAGTAAAGATCACTTCGACTTTACTATCTTTTTTGTTATTTTGCCACTAATTCAGCGATTTTAACAATAACATCTGTTGCTTTTTCCATAGCTTGTAATGAAACATATTCAAAACGACCGTGCATGTTTTCGCCACCTGCAAAAATATTTGGTGTAGGAATCCCCATATAAGAGATTTTTGAACCATCTGTGCCCCCACGTACAGGTTCAATAATTGGTTCAATACCTAATTCGTGCATCGCTTGCTCAGCAACGTCAATGATGCTCATATCTTGCTCAATGATTTCTTTCATATTGTAATATTGATCATACATATGAACTGCGATACGTTCTTGATCGAATGAACGATTCATTTTCGCTTGAATTTCTGTTAGTAAGGCTTTACGTGCTTCAAACTTTTCACGGTCGTGATCACGAATGATATAACTCATTTTTGCTTCTTCAACAGAACCTGAAAAACCCATCAAGTGGAAAAAGCCTTCATAACCATCTGTTTTTTCAGGTACTTCGTCAGCTGGTAATTGATTTTGGAAATCAATCGCTAATTGCAAAGCATTAATCATTGTATCTTTCGCAGTACCCGGATGAACGTTTTTACCGTAGAAAGTAATATCTGCTTGTGCCGCATTAAATGTTTCATATTGCAATTCACCCACAGGACCACCGTCCATCGTATAAGCGAATTTCACATTAAAATCTTCAACATCAAATTTATCTGCTCCGACACCGATTTCTTCATCGGGACCAAATGCCACTTTAATTTCACCATGAGGAATAG
This window encodes:
- a CDS encoding diacylglycerol/lipid kinase family protein, which translates into the protein MKMKIMVIYNDTSGKNEGEKIAKDFKEFAKNNKDIEKIILQVTNPDVDEKKILQKANDHQIDTLVVIGGDGTVHHVVRMFQETIDQYKVGLIPGGTVNNLARVLEIPLNQKEAFQVIVNQHTRKIDYGKMNDDVMISTVTVGILADTASKVSQEEKQKYGPLAFTKRFFRILFKRRKYPLSIQTEDDFWQGKAHLVTITMTNSVGGFTQFDASATPDDGQMHITIIPKLQFFRFIYNIPRIFKGQFHKIPGVTYFSAHKAILKPLTDEKKIITRTDGDPTDDLPVELKVVHQKLEIFTPPTE
- the pepT gene encoding peptidase T, whose translation is MYENLLPRFLRYVKTETRSNPESTTTPSTQTQVAFAHTLKEELETLGLSDVHHNEQNGFVVATLPANVDKEVPAIGFIAHMDTADFNAVNVQPQIVENYDGTSDIPLDQAGKYVLTTTDFPNLKNYAGQTLITTDGSTLLGADDKSGIAEIMTAMEILLANPAIPHGEIKVAFGPDEEIGVGADKFDVEDFNVKFAYTMDGGPVGELQYETFNAAQADITFYGKNVHPGTAKDTMINALQLAIDFQNQLPADEVPEKTDGYEGFFHLMGFSGSVEEAKMSYIIRDHDREKFEARKALLTEIQAKMNRSFDQERIAVHMYDQYYNMKEIIEQDMSIIDVAEQAMHELGIEPIIEPVRGGTDGSKISYMGIPTPNIFAGGENMHGRFEYVSLQAMEKATDVIVKIAELVAK